The genomic region AGTAAGGGTAAGTTGACCACAAGCACTGCCACACTTCAACATTGGATGTGATAAGGGACAAGTGAAAGGGCAGCATATACAATGTGGATATGTTAGACCAAGGGATGGATGACCCATGacccaggaaggaaggagcaacctGTCATTATACTACTCAGAATATCATGCAACTAACATTACTCTTGTTTACTTCTGGAACGTTCCACTTAATATTTTCAGACTGCAGGTAACTTGCAAATGCAAAAGGCACCTTCTACTCTAATAGTACAGGGGGCGACCTCTGACTTAAGACTCAGTTATAATACAGTGCCCTGTGTGGTATTCAATCCATGAGTGGCTGGTGTCTGTTTTCTGAGATTTCTCTGTGGTTAAAGTACCCTAAAATATAGACAGATTAGCTAATTTTTAGGGATATAAAAATCTTGATAGCTGGCTATCAAGAGATAGACACTATTGTTTACCGCTATAGTTTACCTCTATAGttatgtaatacacacacacacacacacacacacacatttacttgTGGTAACTTACCAGGTGCTGTGGAATAGGCGTACAGGAAGTCAGCCTCTACTGGTATTTTCTGGCATGCCATGTCATCATCAATACCACTGTCTGTCTCAATGCCATAGTCTAGTTCTGTACCCCGGCAGGCCTGCAGGTTAAAAAATtagttattaataaaaaaaaatgtgtctataCATAAACTTGCATCTGAGAAATGCAAAGGctgtgggaaaaaaaagatgttaattaTATATACTGGGTCTTGCCAATTAGAGCCCAAAATTGAAATGCACTCCATACTTCCTAAGTGGTGTTATTGGTAAATACAAAAGTAGCCTCGGGGCAAAAAAAGTTCATCTATTGGATAATATATAAGTGAGTGAGTTAATCTGTGATGAATACTCCATCCTGATGTTCAGGTATACCTACCTGAATGATGAAGAGCTTAGGTTTCCCAGTTAAGCTTCTGCAATAATCTCCTCGAAAGAAACTTGTTAATATTTTCAGGTCAATAGGTCCATTTGTTCCAAAAATTATTCCTTCTTCACCGTGGCTCAGAATTACACAAATAAAGCTGCTCCTTTTGCTATGATCTTCTTTAGAAACTGTAAAGAcatttagaaataagaaaaaaaaatacttccaacTTTATTCAACAATCTCAAACTGTATAAGAACAAGATGATgaatttttgactttttttttgttgtttcttgatGTTTGACACAGGGTCTTACTAAaccttggctggtttcaaactcagCTTTCTAAGTGTTATGGTGACAGGCATTAACTCTAATTGTGGTAGGATGAAGACATTGTGAGGAGAATTACAGAGTCATTTTAAACCCAACTTGGGCATAGTCACATACCTGAAACAATTTCAGGGAGTTGGCATGAATAAAATTCTTCTTATGAAAATGTGTCAGATCAGAATTATGTAGAATATAATTTCACAATTCTTATGCCTCATATGTACAATTACAGTTAGCTAAATAGTTATAGTACAATTGGCCAATCAAGGTCTGTCTTTTAATTATTTCTTACCATTGTGCAGTAATTCTTTGATTTCTTCACATGTAAGGTCATTTTTATTCCTGACTTCATATTTTAAGCTCAGGAATGTTTCTCTGAGGGTTGCTGCATCTACATCCGTACCAAACCGAGATGACATTCCTGTAACAGAAAGAATGCCTTTTAaattcatttgaaaagaagagagtcactttgaaatgaaatgaatgaTGTAGCAATTCACACAATCAACAAATTCTTCCCCTTTTAAATACTAAGAAAAATCTAATTATTTTAATCATGGTGACACAAAGTGTCTTTAGGCTATTTTTTAGCATGTAAGACATTTCATTGTAAAAGCTGTCACAGTGCCAGTGCCAGTGCCTCAAGGGTATCTTTCACAGCAGCTTGGCTGAGAAAAAACAGAAGCAACAAAGATGCCCACCAAATAGGGCCTTGTTTTAATAAATTACGACTTATCTTCATAATAGAGTACTAGGTTGCcatcttcttgtgtgtgtgctggtgctaagtggggcttgagctcagggccgagagcactgtctctgagattttgttgttgttgttattgttgttgcttatggggtttgaactcagggcctgggaactatccctgagattttgcactcaaggctagcactactttgagccacaactccactccagtTTTCtcgtagttaactggagataagagtcccatggacttttctgcctgggttggctttgaactgtgatcctcaaatttcagcttcctgagtagctaggattaccggcataaGCTACCAATGCCCACttaggttgctttttttttttggccagtcctgggccttggactcagggcctgagcactgtccctggcttcttcctgctcaaggctagcactctgccacttgagccacagcgccgcttctggccgttttctgtatatgtggtgctggggaatcgaacctagggcctcgtgtatccgaggcaggcactcttgccactaggctatatccccagccccacttaggttgctttttaaaaagacaaatatttgcCATGGGACAATAGTCACTGTTACCAAAGAATTTGACACTCAGAAAAGAAATTTGTTCAAGGGGGAAGTTGGTGTTAGGTATACACACCCAGGCCTCGAGCTTTTCACCATTCTTTTCTAATGCCTCCCACATAATGGACAGATTTATTCCAGAATGCACTCAGATTGAAAAATGCTAACATACTGAGGGAAACAGCTAGAAATTGAGCAAAGTTAATCTGCATGAACATTATAGTATCTATCTTTAAAACATGGAAGTTGGGTTTGGTGGCatactcttgtaatcccagcactctggaagtTGAAGCGTCAGATTCAGAGTTCAAGAACATAATGACTTACATAATAGCAAGACTCTGGCCACAaagcaatgaaaacaaatgaatacgTGAATATCCTTCCCTTTCCCCGTCAAACTTCCACAACCATCCAGTAGAAACatacaacaatgaaaaacttatTTCTGAGGAATATAacaatggttttgttttctttttgctaatcTGTGGTTTTTGAAATTTCTATTATGTGCATATACAGTTAAAATATGCTCCTGGAGATTTGGGTGAATGGCGGAGACCCCTGTGCTGATGTGTGACACATGGCCCAGTTCTGCAGCTGGTTTGTAAGCCACTGTAGAACAGAAAGCCTGTAAGTTtcaagctgaaaatggagctcacTCTAAGGCAAAAGTCGGGCCACTAAGCCAATTTTTTCAGAAGAAATATAGTGACAAactttagaaggaaaagaaaaaagaaaggaaaggctcAACAGTACAAAATTGTGCAGAAGGTATTATTATTGGCAAtaggagggctaggaatatgacctggtggcaagagtgcttgcctcgtatacatgaagccctgggtttgattcctcagcaccacatatatagaaaaggccagaagtggcgctgtggctcaagtggcagagagctagccttgagcaaaaagaagccagggacagtgctcaggccctgagttcaagcctcaggactggcaaaaaaaaaagcaagcatagCTTCTATTGGCAATAGGAGGCAGGGGCAGGATATCtgtaagtaaatttttttttaaattcataaaacaaaaagaaatgacatgTTTTGTCTGTTATCTAAGGGTTAAAGTTAGTATTTCAAGTTATAgctaggaagtggaggtgtggctcaagtagagcaccaagccttgagtgaaaaagcccagtgagTGTGcatccatgagttcaagccccagaactggctaaaACAAAATTAACTTACAGCTAAAAAAAGCAGTAGACATTATGCATGGATGTTTAGTGCCCATTTCCAACTATCCTTCTCACTCTTTTAATTAATCTATGAATCCTAGTGATTTTTCCTGGTATAGCGTGGCTTCCTCTTAGATCTAGTTTCTCAAATTAAAATTAATCCTACTATATATAATTACTATGCTACTTCAAAGaaattatcacagcttcatcttAAAGAAGGAAAACAGTAAGACTGTCCAAAGGCtcacttatttaaaaagtaatacaaattagacaaaaatatatttagaacatATAGTTATAAAATGACAGATTATAAAATGACAGATCAGAAATCTACATGGCAACAGAGAAAATGCTTATATTAAGCAGAATAAGCAGAATGCTACACTGTTTGAATACTGAACATAAAGTAAACTGTCATAAAAAAATTGCAAGTAATACAACAAAATGTTAATTAGCCTTTGGGTATTGTGAAGGGTTTTATTCCTTATATTCtcttaaaatattcaaaaatgtttCACCAATTCTCTGATACCCAGAGGATGAGATTTGGTGCTAAGGCCATGCTGAACTTCAAGAGAGCCATTTCAGTGGGAGAGACAGAAAACTGAGAAATCAACTCAAGAGTAAATGTCAAGAAATgaacatacctgtaatactacctGTAATATGAAATACTCTGGAGAATGAAATTTGAGGCTCAACATACAAAAACAACTCaggcaggactcttatctccaattaaccagcaaaaggtccAAAGacaaagtatggctcaagtggtagagcactggccttgagcaaaaaagccatgtgatagcatgaggccctgagttcaagctccagtatgagcattaaaaaaaagaaatgaaggcaggAAAGGTAGGCTATATCTACTCAAAATTTagggaagaaagaataaatatctgAGCAAATCCTCTTCAATGTTCAGGGTTTCTGTCTTTCTTGTAGGCTCAGAGGAAAGGGCAATCAAATAAAGGAAGATACATGGAAGAACTACAGAACAGAGGGTGGATCAAGAGCTTGTGCAGGCTCTACAGCCAGGCAGACCAAGGCCTCCCCTTAGCCCTACTGGTGCATTCCTCCTGTGCCTGAGAGGGTTCCAAGCTGTCAGCATAGAATACCAGCTACTTTTTAGAGTTACTATTCAAATAGGAGATGTCcaccgtagacgaatggatcaggaaaatgtggtacatatacacaatggaattttatgcctctatcagaaagaatgacattgccccatttgtaaggaaatggaaggacttggaaaaaattatactaagtgaagtgagccagacccaaagaaacatggactctatggtctcccttattgggaataattagcacaggattaggcaagccacagcagaggatcacaagagcccaatagctatacccttatgatcacataagatgatgctaagtgaaatgaactccattttatggaaatgattgttatatcacagttgtaactactttcaacatcccatgtgtatctgtagtgtatactgttgatgatgttcttgtatcatcttcttggattgtatttacactatctctgtaatcttatctgagtatattggaaaccgtgtatactggtattggaactaggaaattgaaagggaataccaaaattgagagacaaagggtaaattaagagaaagaacaacaaaagcaatacttgcaaaactgtatggtgtaagcgaactgaacacctcagggggggaaagggggaggagggaggggggtatgagggacaaggtaacaaacagtacaagaaatgtatccaatgcctaacgtatgaaactgtaacctctctgtacatcagttttataataaaaacttaaaaaaaataaggatatTCTGAGGGCAAAAGACTTCTATTGCttgctcaaaaataaaacaaaacaaaaataaaagccaaagtaTAATGTCTGGTGGATTAAGAAGGTTGTATtgtttagtaataataataataatgataataataataataataaattggcATGACGTCacccacatgaaaaaaaaaacaaaaaacaaaaacaaataggggATGTCCAATAGTCTctggaaagaatacaaacaagACTACTTACTACTTATCAAGGACTTTCCACTGATataaaagaggggagggggggagaagcaAGAGTTACAGATACAGAAGAAGCAAGGCTCACAGAGTTGGCTGTCAGAAATGAGGCTGTACCTAACGGCTTCCtggcccttcccttctcttccttctttctatttatGAGAACTTTGTTTTATCCCCATATCCTGTTCCTTAACTTAAGGAGTAACTGTAGAGTTTGTTCAAAACAACAACTCTCCCCTGTGCACTGCCTACTCCGAGGTTAGGAAAATAGATCTCAATTGAAAAGTAGTTGTAGccacgcactggtggctcatacttaaaatcccagttactcaagaggctaaggtaggagggttttggttcaaagccagcctgggcaggaaagtccatgagactcttttctccaattaccacctcaaaaccagaagtggtgctgtgctgtggctcaagtggtagagccttgagcttaagagctcaggaactgcccaggcccagagttcaagccccatgaccaacccccaAAAAAGTAGTtgtagttgggcatggtggctgactcatgcctgtaattccagctactagggAGGTGGATCTCAGGAACCTcaaggttggaggccagcctagggGAAAAGTTAGTGGGATATCATTTTAAtaagctgggtgtagtggtgctgcctctgtgattctagctacacaggaaggggattctgGTTCTAATGGCTGTCCTGGGCAAAAACATAACACCATTCtggaaaaactaaagcaaaagtgaGTCCGGAGCATGGCTCAAAAGGTGCAATgctacccacccccccaaaaaaaaaccaaccaaaacacacacacacacacacacacacacacacacacacacacacacacaaaacaaaaaaccaaaagtagttGTAAAATCACAGAATGGAGACCAGCTATGACCAAAGCTATCCATCCTGCAAAGGGGAAGCCAGCAAACAATCACATATTCGTAGTTTATATGGCTTTATAGGGCCCGCAGGGCCCCGCCTTCTCTCTACTTGATAGTTTACTTCACTGAGTAATAAACACATCAATACAATTAACACATCAATATGCCTTTCTATATCGTATCAAATACAAATGGCATATTACAAATCATGTGAAGATACATACCAGTGCTTTTATGAAAGttcttattattaattattatacaTACACCCATTTCAGGATAATCCATTTTGTAACTACTGTCCAAGGATATCCCAGAGTCCATTGATTTGCTGCCTTGGATGATCTTTCTATATGGAAATCAAACAAGTTACAAGGGGAGAAAGGCTAAGTTCAGGAATATAACTTTATGATCCATAACAATAGTTaacttttgcttaagactatgCATCAGACTTTGTGCTGCAGATTTTTCCTCATTTAAATTTCATAACATTTGGGTGTGATCCCTAGCACATAATAAACAGATAGGTGGataaagttaattaattaatctcaCAGTGACTCACTTCAGAGCTAAGCTGAaggttttcctttagtttttggtAAAATCTCATCAAATGCACTTTATAATTTTATGAAAGAGTTTATTTTTCAAGGTAAGAGTAAAATCTCAAAATTACCCTGAAATGATAGGAAACTACTAAATTATTTATCAAATTTGACAAGCTGAACAAATTAGGGTCACTAAACATTTTCTTCAAAGGGTCTTAAAGGGAAGCTGAGAAAGTTGGCCTGAGCTAtctagtgagactctatctcaaacaaAAGAGACTCTATctcatccaaaagaaaaaaaaagagggagagagaaagagattagtTCAAATtcctaagaataaaataataaaagcagggctggggatatggcctagtggcaaaagtgcctgcctcatatacatgaggccctgggttcgattccccagcaccacatatatagaaaatggccagaagtggcgctgtggcttaagtggcagagtgctagctttgagcaaaaagaagccagggaccgtgctcaggccctgagtccaagccccaggactggccaaaaaataaataaataaaataataaagcaggTCTCAGAAATAAACTTCTAGAATTAAAaaaggacaataaaaataaaattataaaagacGATAATTGTCCATCTTTATGGAGTACAGTATAAGATGTGTgatgtttttattcctttttacatTTGTGCTGATCACCTCCAGATACTTAAAAATATCACACAAGATCTCATACAAGTAGTAGCAGACATGGATTAAATGAAGATTATTTGAGGTTTAGTTTGCTCATTTTTTCTTCCTGCTTGCCAGTTACAGGAAGCAATACtaagcacaaaaatgaaaacaaaagaaaaaggaaggataaaagatgCTCCGCAACAATGCACATTTTCCTAGACTCAAAAACTAGCATTGCATTTTTGTCTTAAAACCTATAAATAAGAAGTAAAGACACAAAACCAACCCCTCTTTCTGTGCAGTGACTTGGGAAGATTCACAACATCCAGAGAGATGAGTTTTGtctgggaagagaagggggaggaggggacaggggtGGAGTCTTTCTATTTCTAGGGACTAGGTTCCATCTATGGGGAACAGGTTTTATTAGGTCAAGCACTTTccattcttccccccccccgcccaccccagttcatgaggaggaggagagacctGAGCTTATGTAAAGCCAGAAAGCAGAAGTAGAAAGTGAGCCTGTATtcgttcttttttgtgtgtgctggtcatggggcttgaaccaggcacctgggcactgttcctgagcattttccttcaaagctagcactctacccctttgagccaaagtgtcacttctggttttctggtggttaaaagagtctcatggactttcctggtctggaactgtgatcctcagatctcagcctcctgagtaaatgggattacagacctgagccaccagtgcccagctaggccTGAATTCGTTCTATCTCCTCATTCCTCCAAGTCTTCTGAACTACACATAGCCATCTTTCTTTGACTATTCAGGATTCATTTTGAATACTCACGTTTCAAAAGTCTTAATGGATTTTGAATCCACTGAATTTTCAGGGTTCTCCATGGCTACTTTTCTTAGCTAgaatataaaggaaataaaagttaGTGAAAGTCTTGGCCATTATAAAACCACAGCATTATATTGTCATCTcagtgattatttctccaaatgtTCTTGATTTGTCTGTACTGTCTGACTCCTGTGAGTCAGACCTGGGGAGAAGGTTCATTTGGATGTACAGAATAAGTCCTCCTCCCTTCACTGATTAATGTATAACCTCAAGAACACAGAGGTGTATAGCTTagtgatttttccccccactgcaGTAGCTCTATCAGCTGAACAGACTGCAGTTTATTTCCTTTACCACACAACAAATCAGGCTTCCTAAGAACTCAGTTTCCAACTCAATAGAGTAAAAACAAAATCCTAAAAACTTCACATAATACTTTATTGCGAAAGTTAAATTCCCAAGAGATACGGTACCAAACCACCATATAAACCTTATTCTTAAACTGAACTTTTAGAGTTCCAGCTTCTCATGTAGGGTAGTGGAATGGCCTAGGAAACCTAAAAGTAAAACCTAAAGGTTCTTTCATCTATTCTCCCATCAGGACAGCTACATTCACAGTGAAAAGTCCTTATAATTAAAGCAGTCATCACTTCCTACATTGAGGTTTGCTAGGCATTTCATATATACTCTTCTCAGTAATTCTAACCAGGAAACTCTAGTGATTAGGTGAGTGTCATAGGGCACAGACACAAGACACTACTTTTCTTTCAAGAGTTCCActagatattctctctctctctctctctctttttttttttttttttggccagtcctaggccgtgaactcagggcctgagcactgtccctggcttctttttgctcaaggctagcactctgccacttgagccatagcgccacttctggccattttctgtatatgtgctgctgaggaatcgaacccagggcctcacgtatacgaggcaagcactcttgccactaggccatatttccagcccccactaGATATTCTCTAAAGGACCTTGTTATGGTTGTCTCCCTAAATAAGttacaagaagagaaaaaggcagaagagaaaaaaaaaagacaaaaaaatcctaAATGAATTTCTCTAGACTACAGAAGCCCTGCTTATGTGAAATATTTCAAtgaaaatatctttttattttttgcttttcaaatttatttattaaaaaaatccagaatggaCCAAAAGAACAATCATCAAGGATATAGGTGCCAGACACAGGCCAGGTGAATAGCTAGAAAAGTATGCCTTGGGAACATTCAGGACTTCATTACTACCTTAGTTTTAAAAGCTATAACCTAACATAAATAGCTTAGTTTTCCATTGACCTAGCTTCAGCACCTACAAATGTGGCATAGCTAGCTGGCTTGCCTTGCAAGGCCTCAGTTGAAGGACCATTTACACACAGGTCATTCATAACAGTATCACTTTTGGCCAACTAAAGGATCTTAACCTCCATATGGTCTCCTACTAGGTACATGGCATGGCAGACTACCTTCATTCTGTGTGAAATGTTTTCACCTCTTGAAAATATGGCCACTTCAGCACAAACTGATCATTATAGTGATCAAAATCTTTAACCTCACTCCTGCTCTGAAATCAGAAATACTAGAGGGATACAAACTCTCACTAATAGGACTCATCCACAAGAGGCTCCTGCAaaacagctctgtgtgtgtgtgtgtgtgtactcatgtgtgctagtactgaggtttaTACTCAGGGCcactcactcttgcttggcttttttgctcaaggctggtgctttaccactggagccacagatctacttcggctttttgtttgtttgttttttgctggttaattgaagataagaatctcacagattattctgatgggctggctttgaacttgatccaCAGATACTCAGCCATCTgcataactaggattgcaggtatgagccaccagcacttggcttctgCTTTTGTAAATCTGTATATTATAATTCAATAGGTATACAATGTATTTCAATTGCAATTGTGCAGTTCAGTGGCATTAAGTACAGTTACACTATTGTGCAAACACTATTCTCTACAGAATTTTATCTTCCCAATTCAAAACTGTATCAAGCCTCTACACTAAAGGCTCCTAGGAAAAGGTaaccctctccctttcccaaagataagttccttctttccctccccccaaacttCCTCATTTCTGGTGGGGAAAGGTAGAAAAAGATAGAGCAGCGGATGTGTCACTGTTTCAATTTAACCACAGAGAGGAGCATTTCAGCTTCTTCTAGCCTGTGTTTTGCATTGCTATGAAGGTTCTTTGCTTTTCTACCATGTTCCTTCCTATAGGTTTTCTAGATAACCACAGAAGGGTGTGAGCATAATTGGGCAACACCATCTGTTAGGCAGTTATTGAGCTTTTAGAAAGCACATATTTTATATCAGGAACCATTACTGAGTATTTTGACAAAAGACAAGATGAAGTTCCTACCTTTAAGAAACGctcactcagggctgggaatgtggcttagtgacagagtgcttgcttagcatacatgaagccctggcttggattcctcagcatcacataaacagaaaaatctagaagtgatgCTTTGGTTCAAGTCCTAGAGAgctacttgagcaaaaggaagccagggacagtgctcaggccctgagttcaagccccagggcaggcaaaaaaaaaaaaaaaaagaaagaaagaataaaagaaagaaagaaattcttatTTTAGAGAGAAAGAATGGTTCCAGATGGGTAAAGTTGTGGTAGAGGctatgaggaaaataaaaaaaaaagggtaaagaAACTGTGTGAGCTATATTAGCTAGGTAGCCCAGGAAATCATCTTTGGGGTGACATTTACAGATATCTAAATAACACAGAGGCAGCAATTAAAGGTTGTCCTTGGGGGAAGGCCAGCAAGAATTAACTGTATTGGAGGTATGGAAAGGCCAGTTTGATTACTTTATCAAGGACTCAAGGGAAAACATCACAAGGTCTGAACTTTGATTctattctactttttgttttattttctttgagacTGGGTCTCCGGGAAGTTCTAGGCTTGCCTGGAACTTCCTATGCAGCCCCCAGGATAGCTCAGGATCATCCTATCTCAAACTCCCGAGTATtcagattacaggcctgtgctacCACATCCAGCACTGGAGCActtgaagtggaaaaaaaaatcactctggcTACTGAGTGAACAATCAACTGTAGAAGATCCGCATGAACACATATTGACAGTGAGAAGCCTTTTGGAATAGTCCAGGCAGAAGATCATGAGATCCAGGGATGATCAGGACTGGAGATATATAGTAATGCTCTAGACGGGATGAAAGGGTATATGCAGCTTACATAAGGAAAAGCATGAACAAAGACAGCTAGCTCATCCACTGTAATTAAGAGTCTTAAGCCTGCAATTAACATCTCAGACATAACACAAGTAATTACAATTTAACTATTTCTAATGTTAGGCAGGAGACATATACATATCTTTTGGTAAAGTAGTTggtagtgaaaagaaaaaaaaacaccaattctTTTAGAAGTTAAAATAGTGTCTACCTATTTGATGAGAATGTCTCATGAACAATTCTATTAAGGTATTTCATTCACTTCCTTCATTATCAGCATGTGAATGGTACCTATCTTCTCAGTTATCATTGATCTTGGTGAAAATTTGACACTAGGGTAAATAGGGTCCCTCTAGCATCACACACGTGCATACTTGCTCTACATGTGCCATGGACTTCCCCCACATTGCATACTCAGTTCTCCCTTGGGAGCTGGGCTCTGTTTCCTGCAGAACACTTAGCATTACCTCATCTCTATTAGCTAATGCCTGGCTGGATATTATTCTAGGGCTGGTGATCTCATCTTAAAAAGCCAAAATATCTCCTAAGGGAAATATTCTCGGTCTTACATGCTAACAGGAGTTTAG from Perognathus longimembris pacificus isolate PPM17 chromosome 21, ASM2315922v1, whole genome shotgun sequence harbors:
- the Casp3 gene encoding caspase-3 isoform X2, with product MENPENSVDSKSIKTFETKIIQGSKSMDSGISLDSSYKMDYPEMGMSSRFGTDVDAATLRETFLSLKYEVRNKNDLTCEEIKELLHNVSKEDHSKRSSFICVILSHGEEGIIFGTNGPIDLKILTSFFRGDYCRSLTGKPKLFIIQACRGTELDYGIETDSGIDDDMACQKIPVEADFLYAYSTAPGYYSWRNSKDGSWFIQSLCTMLKLYANKLELMHILTRVNRKVATEFESFSLDPTFHAKKQIPCIVSMLTKDLYFYH
- the Casp3 gene encoding caspase-3 isoform X1 is translated as MENPENSVDSKSIKTFETKIIQGSKSMDSGISLDSSYKMDYPEMGVCIIINNKNFHKSTGMSSRFGTDVDAATLRETFLSLKYEVRNKNDLTCEEIKELLHNVSKEDHSKRSSFICVILSHGEEGIIFGTNGPIDLKILTSFFRGDYCRSLTGKPKLFIIQACRGTELDYGIETDSGIDDDMACQKIPVEADFLYAYSTAPGYYSWRNSKDGSWFIQSLCTMLKLYANKLELMHILTRVNRKVATEFESFSLDPTFHAKKQIPCIVSMLTKDLYFYH
- the Casp3 gene encoding caspase-3 isoform X3; its protein translation is MENPENSVDSKSIKTFETKIIQGSKSMDSGISLDSSYKMDYPEMGVCIIINNKNFHKSTGMSSRFGTDVDAATLRETFLSLKYEVRNKNDLTCEEIKELLHNVSKEDHSKRSSFICVILSHGEEGIIFGTNGPIDLKILTSFFRGDYCRSLTGKPKLFIIQVTIPGEIPRMDPGSSSPFVLC